The sequence below is a genomic window from Acanthopagrus latus isolate v.2019 chromosome 12, fAcaLat1.1, whole genome shotgun sequence.
AGTAGTGTTAACAAATGAGTGGGtggttatggaaaaaaatatttgcatgtgCTGTGTATGTGCACAGTATACAGTGTGTACAGCATGCAGGCAATGTTTAATACAGTATGCAACAATGATGGATAGGCTTCatattaaaacagtgtttttgatttaagtgtgtcattttttctctttttctcttagTATACATTGCTCTGTAACGCCACCCAGAGGGGAGAAGGTGGAACAGGTTATATTCAGGGTGAGATGGGTCTGCACTGATGTTTCCCGACTCTGGAGGAAAAGACAATTGTCCTGCTGGAAGATATGAACCACACCAttaattaatgatttatttagatttttaagagaaaaagaaaaagagaaaaatcaatttgCATGACAGATCACCTTgtgtaaaaacatgatttcaaatGTAACTGCAAAAGCCCACGAGTGTTGTCATATGCAGGCAGCATAGGGAATTcgaaaatgaaaagattttatgtaatatttatcttttaaattccCAAATTATTTTGGGCCTTCCCTTGAAATACAGAAACTAGGATATACAAAAACACATCGTGCCATCAGCACAACCACACACGGCttaaagtaaacacacaaaaaacacgtTTGTATATTCAGTGAGAGTGGTTGACGTTTTTCCAATTTGTCCTACGTGCATGAACGCAACACCTTTCACTTTGTGGAATGACGTGTCAAGAGAGTGCCGGAAGCTTTCAGTCTGTCCAAAATGGCTTACCAGACACTACAACAGGAGTACTTACAGATTCCTGTTGTTACCAGGGCATATACAACTGCTTGTGTCCTCACAACTGCTGCAGTGGTAAGACTCATCCGTATTATCACCGTGTTGGCAGGGACATTAGCTTGGTGCCGCCTAACATAGACGTAACGTCGTTACTTagctgctagctggttagctaacgttatAGCACCTGCGAGAAGGATACGTGTCTCAACCTGGTTATCCAAAATGATAACTCTCTAAttcaaattattaaaatattacatcaCACCTACATGTGGTTGGAGCCTTGGATTCATTTAACCTGTAAACCAGAATTGTTAGCGCTCGCTAGATTGCGTTTCCGTAGCATAACTTAGTCTTCTGAGTGTTCACTCAGTGATATGTCTTTTGCTGTTAATGCTGCCAGGTAACAGCTGACTCTATGCGGGTCTCCATAAAAGGAACTAACTCTGGCTGAACTATACTTGTCTGTGATTGTACTATATATTATACGTAAATATAACCTAATATTATCTTTATGTCTCGTGCTTTTTAGTATCTGTTATTGAATACAGATCATgtatctatctgtttgtctgttaaaTGACAGAGTAAAAATACAGGACTTGTACTTCATAGAGTACTCTATTAAATTCTGCTTTCAAAGTTATTAAGAATTACCTGAATAGTTATTAGTTAGGTATAGGCAGTGTTCATTTTGTAGAATCATCTCTTTCAGAGATGTGAGTGTTTATTATGTAACTTGTGttacattattgttattgttgatgCATTATTAGAGGTGTATGTAATGTTTCAGATGGACACAGTTGAGCTTTGAGCTTATTCTAGCTATCATCTTAATGTTCTGTTAATTtctacatttaatttaatgttataAACTAACTACATATTTCAGGGCGAATACGAATGTGCAAAGTAATTCCTGGcgtaaaataaatgtagttcaGTTCCAGATTTCCCGATTTCTCTCTAAATTGCAGTGGAGTcgaagtaaaaagaaaaagaaaagaaaggtaTACTGAAGCAGAAATACTCATGTTAAGCACATGTACCTAAAAAACTGTTCATAAGCCCCAAAAATGGAGAAATAGTATTTAGGTTGGGCTCTAAACTGTTATCTGCAGAATGGCTGCGAGGCGTGAGACCACAGACTGGTGTCTACAGTCAGAAAGatgatgctgcatcagagccagagaagagcatttgaaaatgaattcatgATATCTGCAATTGGacttaaaaacactgatgctgaTAATCGGTAAATTGCTAAATAACTGCCTACTAGATACAGTTGTGTCTTGCTGTAGCCTTATAGGATGGCATATAGGATAGGCTAAAAATCAAACTGTCAGATAAAAGGCATCAGTGAaaaattttgtgttttgcactttttcTCACAGTGCTCAGACTGATATGTGTCAAAACGGGAAATAATGTGTTGATGTGCCACCCTTGGTTTCTGATGCACAAATGTTGAAGAAGACTCTTAGTCATCCAGTCATGGTgaatctaagtgctgtatcgtaagGTCAACCGGACTTGTTTCACTTTCTTGAAGACgtctcacctctcatccaagaggcttcctcagttcTCACTAACTGTAGTGGAGTTGCAGGGTTTTAAACTCTGTATGGGGTGTCCTCACAGAGTCATTACTTGTGGGTCGTCGATCtaaccagccttcatgtgggttgctatGGCTGGGTGAGCGCAgctgtgaatggttgttaagctgtctggggagggaactcgGTTTCACACATGTCAGGCATTGATTGGGCGCATGAAGAGATttcaaaaacagctgctgaaaccACATTCAGTATTCAGGGATTAACTGTTGTCTTTCCTCGCAAGgtgttttcacagtttcatcTCTACCACACACCACTGAAAGTTCTGTTACAACAAGCTGCTTCATGCTGCTGGATTCTACAGGTTCAAGGAAATAGTTacttaaagattttttttaaaaaaaatagataaatcaCCACCTGTGGGCTGTGTCTGGACTGCTGGTTCTGTCATGTAAGCCCTGTATTGTTTCCATCTATTAGCATCCACCAAAATAATACCCCGCAAATGTAGACTGTGGGATAAACTTGATTTCCATAATTAGAAGTGGCCTCCATGAAGAGACACTTCCTTATCATCCCATGTGGATGCCTTATCCCCGCTAAGAGCTTTAACCGGGGGTAAGACTTATTTGAACAAGATTAGAAAAACGTATCGAGCAACACTATCTTTGTCATCTTTAAAATCTCTATAATCTTTGTTCTGTCTTCTCTCATAGCAACTCGAGATCATCACACCATTTCAGTTATACTTCAATCCGGATCTGATTCTAAGGAATTACCAGGTGAGTAAACTGATCCAGTGCCTGTCTTCATCCTCTGGAGGTGGATTCAGGGCACGTAACATTTTTATACACCTACCCGACACTAGTTAGCCACATAGTACTGCTACTCCTAAGAccaactgaaattaaattaaaagtttgTTTGTCCCCTAGAGCACACAGGTGCTCTGTAAATCACTATATCATCAGGTGTCTGTCTACATAAATGGGGATCATATTTCAatacagccaatcaaatctgaGATAAGACATTAACATCAGAGATCAGTCGGTCAAACGAAGGTCACACTGAGCCAAACAGCAGCCCCTAACACAGGAGCATTGGCtgaaatcagtgtaaaaaataaattctacATTTGTATTGTAGAATCagttttttgtcaaaaaatacTGCACATCCATCATGTTTACCGAGACTGTCAGTGGATTTGTTATAGGACTGCACAATATATCCTTTCAGAATCGACATCACAATGTGCACACGTGCAGTAGTCACATAACAGGACGTGCAATGTCAAGCAACTTAACTCAGTTGTTTTGAATTTGAGATGTGTTTCATTCATTGCATTTAAGATAAAAGTAAAGATCAGAACACTTGATAACTTCAAGTTATCTGGTGTAAATTCCTGAATTTCTTTTATTGACAtatatcaaagaaaaacaaattatcgCACTGTGATTATTGTTACTTTTGTATTCTCTTACATTCTTTTTATTACAATGAATAATGTCTCTGTCACTAACTGTTCAAATGTCTTGTGGTCTCATCACTGAGTTGACTTGACATGAAGCAGTTAAGCCTTGTGTCTCTAACAAAATGCAGCTTGATAAACATTCTTGCCTGAAGGAAATTACCTCTGGATGTGTTGatctcactctgtgtgtgtatgttatatGCAGCTGAATGTTCTCCCTTTCTCTTGTTCTAGGTATGGCGGCTAATAaccaacttcctgttttttggTCCAGTTGGCTTCAATTTCCTGTTCAATATGATTTTTCTGTATCCTTCTCAAGTCTGACTcaattaagtgtgtgtgtatatgtgtgtgcaggcgCATCTGTTTGATACTATTGTgttatatgatatatatattatatgtattttatatataatacattAATCAGGTATGATGTGTTAtttagatgatgatgatgaagtctGGAACATTGTTCTGTCAGGATCTCTCTGTAGATTTCCTTAACGCTTGCTTTCAGGTACAGATACTGTCGTATGCTAGAGGAGGGCTCTTTCAGGGGACGCACGGCTGACTTTGTCTTCATGTTCCTCTTTGGTGGCCTTCTGATGACTGTATCCTTCACGTCgatgtgacattaaaaaaagcatttgaacTTGCAGATAAGGAAGCATAATTTTCAATTCAGTCACTTATTACTTGCATTAACCTCAACACTGACAGCTCTCTAGTATAGCCAATAGTCCCTGTTGACTTCCACaagtgatgtgtgtttgtgtatgtgaagCTGTTATTACAGGTCAGATCAGAATTTCACTTGATTACAATCCACTGCACTTGTACTGTGTACAGTAACCATTTAAATTAAGGCTGGTGCGATATATTGATGTAATCGGTCGCGgtggtgtgggagtgtcactccatggtctgtgtgtgtgaaatgttggGAACCCCTGCTGATCAGTGTGGTGAAAGACAATGTTGTTATGCCACTGGCATGCTGGTCCTACTAGTGATCGTTTGTCCTCATCGTCGGAttgaaaataacagaaacaaccAGGATGAGGCAGATCATCACTGTGTAACTGCAAGCTTGTGGGATACAGTGCAGATAGTGCTAAATTAATAGTGAGTGATACAGACATCAGCAAGTGGCGGATGATATGCCCCTCCCATTCAAGTGTCATATGTAGATACTTAGTGGTTTACCAGTGCTTATTATGAAATGCTAAAACCACACACTTGTATTATAGTTATACACCACTGGTGTGCCACATGCCTGTTGTCGATGGTATACCGCTTAAACTAGTGGTATGTTGCTGGTTGATGGCAGTGATATATCAAAACAGTGGTTCTATGTCAGTGGTGTTACACGGGCACCTACATGACCAACCAGCATGTAGCAAGTCTAACTGTCAGACCATGAAGGACACTCTTCCTTTAAATATTCTATAGTTCTCCTGTTAGTAAGATACATTTTGGTATCACTTTGCTGATTTGAAGCCATAAATATTTAGACTACTCACTCACAACCTTTTGATTAGTTATATTGCACTAAACCCAAAATTACAGCTTTGACAGCTTTCATTTAAACCATTTGTTTTCAtcgctttcttttttctctttcatctctcaCCTCTTTTCATGCATACTGATACACTGTGTTAGAATATTTGTCAAGAAATAAGTCTGGACGAATTTATGTACAGGCGGCACGGTGTTTAGCGCTGTTGCTCAGCAGCCAGAAGGACCTGGGTTCGAGACCTGGCTGGGGCAGGGTTATTCTGTCTGCATGTTCTCCCCGTGTCTCTGTGGGTTCTCTCCGGGcactccggcttcctcccacaatccaaagacGTGCAAAGTTAGGTTTATCGTTAATTCTAAATTGTCCATAGGTGTGACCATGAGCGTGAATAGTTGTTTGTCCCTTTACGACAGCCCTCTGATGAACTGGCAGGATGTACATCACTGcccaatgtcagctgggatcTGCTCCAGCCCCCCCATGACCCTGAAAAGGATACGCGGtttcagataatggatggaCTTTATGTACCACATAACATAAACTGACTTTTCATCTGCAGGTTCTGTGTAAAACTGAAGCTCATACTTGACAATAACTCCCTGTCACTGATGTCATGAACACTAACTCCACCTTGCTTGTTCCGGAGGCACAACAGTAACTGGTCATCAGCATGAAATTTAAATGCTAGAACCTATTGAAACAGCATCTTTTGGCACCAGCTTTGTTCAGTCTTCACAGTATTTGTTTAACATGTTCTTTAACAAGGTTTCAGATATTTGGCACTTTTGTGAGTCTGGTGTTCCTGGGCCAAGCTTTCACTATCATGCTGGTGTACGTGTGGAGTCGGAGAAACCCAAACGTGCGCATGAATTTCTTTGGCTTGTTGAACTTCCAGGCACCCTTTTTGCCCTGGGTGCTGATGGGATTCTCACTTCTCCTGGGGAACTCCATCATCGTGGATCTTTTAGGTACCGCCCACTGTCAGAATTACTTAGTGCTACTTAGTGAAATGCTAAGAACCAAGGGGAAGTGGTGTCCATTAtgaaacacaatttaattttttcaaatgttttcttgaGGTATCGCTGTTGGTCATGTCTACTTCTTTCTGGAGGATGTTTTCCCCAACCAGCCAGGTGGTGGAAGGTGGCTGAAGACCCCATCTATCATGTAAGTTTGTGTAAGAACCACAGTGAGGGGGGACCCCAAAAAAAGACGGATTGTTAATTTATGCTTTGCTTGATGCTAGTTCATT
It includes:
- the derl2 gene encoding derlin-2; the encoded protein is MAYQTLQQEYLQIPVVTRAYTTACVLTTAAVQLEIITPFQLYFNPDLILRNYQVWRLITNFLFFGPVGFNFLFNMIFLYRYCRMLEEGSFRGRTADFVFMFLFGGLLMTIFGTFVSLVFLGQAFTIMLVYVWSRRNPNVRMNFFGLLNFQAPFLPWVLMGFSLLLGNSIIVDLLGIAVGHVYFFLEDVFPNQPGGGRWLKTPSIIKMLFDTPEEDANYNPLPEERPGGFAWGEGQRLGG